ACAACATCAATGTCTGCGCCTGCGTGCCGGATTCCCGCTACGGCGGCGTGCTGGACCGCGGCCGCGGCGCCCGCCGTTCGGAGGAGGCGATCAAGTCGCTCTCGATCCGGGTCGCTTCCGGCAATGTCAACGTCGGCGCGCTATCCGGCGGCAACCAGCAAAAAGTGCTGCTGGCGCGCCTGCTGGAAATCAAGCCGCACGTGCTGATCCTGGATGAACCTACGCGCGGCGTCGACATCGGTTCCAAATCGGAGATCTACCGCATCATCAATGAACTGGCCAAGGCCGGTGTCGGCGTGGTGGTGATTTCCAGCGAACTGCCGGAAATCGTCGGCACCTCGGACCGCGTGCTGGTGATGCGCGAAGGGGAGCTGGTGGCGGAACTTGGCGGTCATTCGGGACGCGAAATCAGCCAGGAAAACATTATCGAACTGGCCACCGGCGCGCAGCAGGTAGAGCCGCAGGCGGCTTGATCGGCAGGCCGCATAAGCGAAGGACGGCATTCATGAACCAGAACAGCAAGGAGACAAATATGATGCAAGCAAGCAGCAATATCACGGCCGAGACCATCGGCAAACGCGAGCAATTGCGCGGTGTGCTGCGCACGGTCGGCATGCTGCCGGTGCTGCTGTTGCTGGTGCTCGGTTTCGCGCTGATGAGCGAAAACTTCTTTACCGTGCAGAACTTGTCGATCATTACCCAGCAAGCCTCGGTGAATATCGTGCTGGCCGCCGGCATGACTTTCGTGATCCTGACTGCCGGCATCGATCTCTCGGTAGGCGCGATCCTGGCGGCTTCGGCGGTAGTGGCGATGCTGGCTTCGCTGTCGCCGCAGTTCGGCATGCTGGGGATTGCCGCCGGCGTCGGCTTCGGCCTGCTGCTGGGCTTGACTAACGGCGTCCTGATCGCCTTCATGCGGCTGCCGCCGTTCATCGTCACGCTCGGCGCCCTGACCGCCATGCGCGGCCTGGCGCGCCTGCTGGCGGACGACAAGACGGTGTTCAACCCGGACCTGCCGTTCGCCTTCATCGGCAACGATTCGCTGCTGGGCGTGCCCTGGCTGGTGATCATCGCGCTGGTGGTGGTGGCGCTGTCCTGGTTCATCCTGCGCCGCACCGTGATTGGCGTGCAGATCTATGCGGTAGGCGGCAACCATGAAGCGGCGCGGCTGTCCGGCATCAAGGTATGGAAGGTGCTGCTGTTCGTGTATGCGGTGTCCGGCCTGCTGGCCGGCCTCGGCGCCGTCATGACGGCTTCGCGCCTGTCCGCCGCCAACGGCTTGCAGCTGGGGCAGTCTTATGAACTGGATGCGATTGCGGCGGTGATCCTCGGCGGCACCAGCTTTACCGGCGGCGTCGGCTCCATAGTCGGCACCCTGATCGGCGCCCTGATCATCGCCGTCCTGACCAACGGCCTGGTGCTGCTGGGCGTTTCCGATATCTGGCAATACATCATCAAGGGCATCGTGATCATCGGCGCGGTGGCGCTGGACCGCTACCGGCAGTCGGGCGCACGGACTTAATCAGATCGATACACCACCGGGGACGGCAAGCTGGTCGTTGTCCCCGGATTTCCATATGACCGGCAACAGGAGATCAAGCATGATGAAAAAATTCGCTCTAGCCGCAATACTGCCGCTGACACTGGCTTTGACTGTCTCTGGCGTAGTGCAGGCGCGTGAACTGAAAGCAGTGGGCATCACCGTCGGTTCGCTCGGCAATCCGTATTTTGTGACGCTGGCCAATGGCGCCAAGGCCAAGGCACAGCAGATCAACCCGAACGTCAAGGTCACCGCGGTGTCGGCCGACTATGACCTGAGCAAGCAGTTTACCCAGATCGATAACTTCATTTCAGCCGGAGTCGACCTGATCCTGCTCAACGCTACCGATCCGGTGGCCATCGAGCCAGCCATCAAGAAAGCACAGAAGGCCGGTATCGTGGTGGTGGCGGTGGATGTGGGCGCCAAAGGCGTCGATGCGACGGTGCAGACTGATAATGAGCAGGCTGGCCGGCTGGCTTGCAAGTACTTGGTCGACAAGCTGGGCGGCAAGGGCAATGTGATCATCCAGAACGGGCCGCAGGTGACGGCCGTGACCGACCGCGTCAAAGGCTGCAAAGCCGTATTCGCCGCCGCTCCCGGCATCAAGATATTGTCCGATGACCAGGATGGCAAGGGTTCGCGCGAAGGCGGCCTGAACGCCATGCAAGGCTACCTGACGCGCTTCCCGAAAATCGACGGCCTGTTCACCATCAACGATCCGCAAGCGATCGGCAGCGATCTCGCCGCCAGGCAGCTCAAGCGCAGCGGCATCATCATCACCTCAGTCGACGGTGCGCCGGATATCGAAGCCGCGCTGAAGTCGGGCCCCTCGATCCAGGCCTCTGCCAGCCAGGACCCATGGGCCCAGGCGCAGGATGCAGTGGCCATCGGCTACGACATCCTGAACGGCAAGCGTCCCGCCAAGCCGGTGGTTTTGCTGGCGCCGGTGCTGATTACTCATGATAATGTCGCTAGCTACAAAGGCTGGTCCAGCCCGCGTTGATGTAAAAATGGCGGTTGCCGGAGCGGGATTGCCGGCAGCCGCCGGTCTAAAGAGGGGGAGAATAATTGGCTACGATGGATGATGTCGCAAGAATCGCGAAGGTGTCGACTTCGACGGTTTCGCATGTCTTGAACGGCACCCGCAAGGTGCGGCCGGCGACGGTGCGCGCGGTGGAGGCGGCGATCCAGGCGCTGGGTTACATACCCAACACGCTGGCGCGCTCGCTGGCGCGCTCCACTTCGAACACCATCGGCGTCGCCATTTCGGCTCTCTCCAATCACTATTTCAGCGAAACCGTGCACGCCATCGAAACCGAATGCGCCAAGCACGGCATCATGATGCTGTATGTCGATACCCGCGACGATCCGGAACAGGAACTGCGCGCGGTCAAGGCGCTGCATCACCGCCGCGTGGACGGCATCCTGCTGGCGCCGTCCGCCGATCCGCAGCACCTGGCGCTGGAATACCTGCGCGCCAACGATATTCCGGCGGTGCTGGTCGACCGCCTGATTGCGCAGGGTTTCGACCAGGTCGGCGTGGAAAACAAGAAATCCTCGCAGCAACTGGTCAGCCACCTGATCGAGCACGGCCATCGCCGCATCGCCCTGATCGCCGGCCGCGCCGGCCTCACCACCACCGACGAACGGATCGATGGCTACCGCGCCGCGCTGGCTGCCGCCGGCCTGCCGTTTGACGCAGCGCTGCTGGTGAACGGCGAATCCAGCAGCGAACCGGCGCGCAGCGCCACCCGCCATTTGCTGACGCTGGCGGAACCGCCGACCGCCATCATGGCCGCCAACAACCTGATGACCATCGGCGCCATGCACGCGCTGCGCGACGCCAGGATCGATGTGCCGGAACAGATCGCGCTGGTCGGCTTCGACGATTTCGACTGGGCCGATTTCTTCGTGCCGCGCCTGACCGTGATGGCGCAGCCGGTCAAGGAGCTGGGCATGCGCGCCGTCAAACTGCTGATGAAGCGGATCGAAGAGCCGGACGGCAAGAAGCAGACAGTGCGGCTGGCACCGACGCTGCGGGTCCGCAATTCATGCGGCTGTCTTTGAACACTATTTCACCGGAAAGCAACATCTATGGGTAGTCCCATCTCACTCGGGATTGATCTCGGCACGTCGGAACTGAAAGCCGTGCTGCTGGACGAATGCGGCACGGTGCTGGCGCATGCCGGCGCCAGGCTGAGCATCTCGCGGCCGCAGGCCGGCTGGTCCGAACAGGATCCGGAAAATTGGTGGCAAGCCTGCATCTCGGCCTTGCAGCAATTGCGGCAATCTCAGCCGCAGGCTTATGCCCGGGTCTGCTGCATCGGCCTGTCCGGCCAGATGCATGGCGCGGTATTGCTGGACCAGGCGGACCGGGTGCTGCGCCCGGCCATCCTGTGGGACGATTCGCGCGCCATCGTCCAGGCGCAATGGCTGCAGCAGCGGCATCCCGAATTTGCGGCGGTTACCGGCAGTTTGCCGATGGCCGGCCTGACGGCGCCCAAGCTGCTGTGGCTGCGGCAGTATGAGCCGCAAGCATTCAGCGAGATTTCCTGCATCCTGTCGCCCAAGGATTACTTGCGCCTGCGCCTCACCGGCGAACGCATCAGCGATGTCTCCGACGCCGCCGGCACGCTCTGGCTGGATGTGGAAAAACGCGATTGGTTTGAGCCGATGGCGCAGGCTTGCGGCTTGCAGTTGAAGCAGCTGCCGCGGCTGGTGGAAGGTTCCGCGGTCTCGGCCGGCCTCAGCGCCGCCGCGGCGCGGCAGCTTGGACTGCACGAACAATTGCCGGTAGCCGGCGGTGGCGGCGACAATCCGGTATCCGCTGTCGGTATCGGCGCCATAGCCGCCGGCCATGGCTTCATCACGCTGGGCACCAGCGCCGCCATCGTCGCCATTACCGATCATGCCGCCGGCAACCCGGCCAGCGCGGTCCACAGTTTTTGCCATGCGCTGCCGGAGCGCTGGTACACCATGGGGGCGATGCTGGCCGGCGCCAGCTGCCTGCGCTGGGCCGCCGGCCTGCTGGGGCAGCCGAATGAACAAGCTTTGCTGCAACTGGTGCAAGCCGGCTTGCCGCAGACGCAGCCGGTGGCCGCCGGCGTTCCTTTGTTCCTGCCGTATCTGGCCGGCGAGCGCACGCCGCATAACGATCCCTTGCTGCGCGGCGGCTTCATGAACCTGGGTTACGACAGCTCGCCGGCGATGCTCGGCTATGCGGTGCTGGAGGGCGTCGGCTTCGGCTTGCTGGATGCGCTGCATGCGGTGCAATCGGCCGGAGCGGTGGTCGGCGCTTGCGCGCTGGTCGGCGGCGGCGCCCGCAGCAACTATTGGGCGCAATTGCTATCCAACATCCTCGACCGCGAAATCCATACTCTGGCGGGCAGCGAGCTGAGCGCTTGCATAGGCGCCGCCAAGCTGGGTTTCCTGGCGTCCGGGCGCGGCGCCGATTTGCTGCAAAACGGCATGCCGGTGAAAGAGCGCTTCCTGCCGGTTACCGCACAACAGCCGATGTTGCAAGAGCGCTATCAGAAATTCCGTGGACTGTTGGGAGCGGCGCAAGCCCTGCACGATTGATTTTTAAATATTTACAAGGAAAAGGCTTAGTCATGAATCAGCTGGAGCAATTGAAGCAATACACGACGGTAGTCGCCGACACAGGCAATTTCAAGCAGCTGGCGCAATTCAAGCCGCGCGACGCCACCACCAATCCTTCGCTGATCCTGAAGGCGGTCCAGCAAGCCGACTATGCACCCTTGCTGGCCGAGACCGTTACGGCCCACGCCGACAGTAAGCTGGATCAGATCGTCGACCAGGTGCTGGTGCGCTTCGGCCTGGAAATCCTGAAAGTGGTGCCGGGCCGGGTCTCCACCGAAGTCGATGCCCGTCTCAGTTTCGATACTGCCGCCACGGTGGCCCGTGCGCGCCGCATCATGGCGCTGTATGAAGCGGCCGGCATCGGCCGCGAGCGGGTGCTGATCAAGATTGCCTCGACCTGGGAAGGAATCCAGGCGGCGCGCATCCTGGAGCTGGACGGCATCCGCTGCAACCTGACCCTGCTGTTTTCCTTCTGCCAGGCGGTGGCTTGCGGCGACGCCAAGGTGCGCCTGATTTCGCCATTCGTCGGCCGCATCTACGACTGGTACAAGAAATCGGCCGGCGCGGCCTGGGACGAGTCGGCCAACACGCTGGCAAACGATCCAGGCGTCAAGTCGGTAGCGCAGATCTACAGCTACTACAAGCGCTTCGGCATAGAGACCGAAGTGATGGGCGCGAGCTTCCGCAACGTCGGCCAGATTGCCGCGCTGGCCGGCTGCGACCTGCTGACCATCAGCCCGGAACTGCTGGCGCAGCTGCAAGCCAGTGACGCCGCCTTGGCGCGCGCGCTGGACCAGGATGCCGCTGCCGGCGCCGATCTGCAGGCAGTCAGCTACAACGAAGCGGAATTCCGCTACGCCCTGAATGAGGATGCGATGGCGACGGAAAAACTGGCGGAGGGGATACGCGGCTTTGCCGCCGATGCGATCAAGCTCGACAAGATCATCGAAGGCTTGATCGCATCAGCGCACAAGTAATCGCACAAGTAAATGAGGCGACAGGCGCTCAGGCCGCCGTGTCGTCTTTCAATACCCGCTGGCGCCAGCGCCAGTTGAGCAGCCCGAGGGCCAGCACGGCGTGCAGCAGGGCGACGCCGAGCATGGTCCAGGCGCTGCCGAGATGCAGCGGCATGAAAAATATCGCCAGTCCCTTCAATCCCAGCACGCGCGCCAGGAACGGCAGCAAGCCGTTGATCACCGCCAGGTACAGGATGGTGGTGGCGCCGGCGCGTTTGCCTTTGCTGGAAAAGGCAAAGAACAGATAGACGCAGCTGTCGCGCAGCAGCATCAGGGCCAGCGTCACGGCCAGCAAGGGGCTGTAGGCGAAGCTCGGCGGCAGCTCGAACGGCGGCGTCTGGCCGTTGCTGAGCAGGAGCAGCAGGGCAAAGCAACAGCTCAACAGCAGCGTGCTGGGCCAGATCGGCAGGCTGCGCAAGAAGCCTTGCCAGTTGCCGGCTTCAATGCGGGCAACGATCCTTTGCCAGAGCGCGATATCGTTTTCTTCCGTGAACAAGGCGGCATAAGTCATCGCCATGGCCAGCAGCAGGCCTATCCACAGCAGGCCGACGCCGTCGGCGAAGCCGGCCAGGTAAGCGGCTAGCAGGCAGCAGCCGAGCGGCCAGGCCCAGGGCATGGTGCTGATCTGCAGCGCGCTGTTCATGCTGCGCCAGGCGGCGAAGACGGCCAGGGCGGCCAGGAACACCATGCTGCCCAGCAGGAAAGGGCCGTAGGAAAAGGCCGTGCCCCACCACTGGATGGTGGTGTCGAGGCGGGAACGGAACGGCGGCGCGAACATGACCGCGATCACCACCACTGCCCAGGCGATGCCGCCGCGCTGCACGGCGCGTATGTCGCTGCGCATCAGGTGCAGGTTGAGGGCGATGGTGGCGGCATGCATCAGGATGCCAAGCGCCACCAGCGTCAGGCCGGCGCTCAAGGTCATGCTGCGTTCGCCGGCAATTGCCGTGACTGCAAACGCCGCCAGGCAGATGATTCCGCCATACCAGTTGAAGGCGGTGGCGCCAAACAATTTACCCCAGGTCATGGTCCATGGATCGAGCGCGCTCATGCGCTGCTGGTCCCAGGTCTTGTCGCGGATCTCATCGATCACGGCATTGCTGGCGCTGCGCGTGCCCCACAGGCAGACTATGCCGGCGAACAGGATCAGCGCCACGCTGTCGAGCGCAACGCCACCGGGAAGATTGGCCGCGGCGATGCTGAGCGTGAAGAAAATCAGCCCGAGGATGGCCGGCATGGCGATCAGCCGGTGCAGGGAAAACTGCAGCCACAGGTTACGCTTGAATTCAGGATTGATCACGATGCGCTCCCGGCTTTGCTTGGATTGTTGGTTTGTCCATTTTCGTAAGTCGCTACTGAACGCAGATAGGATTGCTGCAGGTTTTCCTTTTGATCGGCCAGGCCGCAGACCGGCAGCCCGGCGCTGACCAGGCGCGCCAACAGGGCCGCCTGGGCATGCTCGTCGCCGCTGAAATTGAAGTCGGCGCTGCGTTCATCGCTGGCGCTGACTTGCAGCGCCGGCTCGGCCGCCAGTTGCGCTTGCAAGCGGGGGTCCGGCTGCGCCAGCGTCAGCCGCAGCGAGCGTTGCGGAGATTGTCCCAACCCCGGCTGGCTGCCGTTATGGAGCAGGGCGCGGTATTCCAGCACCCGCCCTTCGCGCAGCGCCAGCATGTGGGTGGAGTATTCGTCCAGCTCGGCCAGGATATGCGAGGACACCAGCAGCGTCATGCCCTTGGCTTGCAGCTGGCGGAACAGGCCGGCCAGGCTGGCGCGCGCTTCCGGATCGAGGCCGGAAGCGGGCTCGTCCAGCAGCAGGATCTTCGGCCCATGGATGATGGCCTGACCGATGGCGACCCGCTGGCGCAGGCCGCGCGATAGTTTGTCGCAGGTCTGCTGCAGGCGGTCGCTCAGTCCCAGCTGGCGTGCGGTGGTCTGGATCGCCTGCGGGATGTCCGGCGCCGGCAAACCTTGCGCCGCCGCCGCATATTCAAAGCATTGGGCCACGGTCAGCGCCTGGTAAAGGCCGTAGAAATCGGACAGGTAGCCCATGATCCTATGCACTGCACGCGGCTGTTCCAGCACATCCATGCCGGCCACGCTGATGGAGCCGGCGAGCGGGGTTTCGAGGCCGGCGATGCAGCGCATCAGCGTGGTTTTGCCGGCGCCGTTGGAGCCGACCAGCGCGGTGACGCTGCCGGCTTCAACTTCCAGGCTGACCTGGTGCAGCGCGCGGTGGCCGGGATAGTCGAAGGTAAGACCAGAGATTTTTATCATGAGAATCGATCTTCAAGAGACAGTGTGGACATGATAGCAATGTAAGTTGGCAATAATAAAGCAATCCGCGCTTAAAGCTGCAAATTGCGCCCGGCAACATGCTGTATCAATAGGCTGCCAGCTGTTACCAAATGATTCACCTGCCGCATTGGCATGGCAACTCCGGTTAAATACGCGTTTTGATCTCTAGGAGACTGCAATGCACGGAAAGCCGCTGGTATCAACCTTGAAGCTTGTTTCAATGGCCGTCATGGCGAGCCTGAGCCTGGGGCTGACGGCCCCTGCGCTGGCGTCGCCGGTGATGGATTTTCGCACTGAAGATCTATTGTCGGTAGCCGACGGCCTGAAGGACGATCTGCACCTGAACCCGAATCAGCAAACCTTGTGGCGCCAGCTGGAGGGAAAATCGCGCGGGATCATCAACGAGCGCGAAAAACGGCAGCACCTGATCCAGGCGAACATGGCGAACGGCTTGAATAATCCGGCGCTCGACCTGCGCCAGCTGTCGGCCGCGATCGATGCGGAATCGGCCTTGTCAGACCAGGACGGGCGCCAGTTGCGCGAGCTGTGGCTGACCATGAACGATGCGCTCGACGACCAGCAGCGGCAGACGACGAGGGCTTTCCTGGCGGACCGGCTGCAACGTGTCGACGTAGCGTCCTGCGACCGCAGTTCGGCGGCGCCCAAGGATAAATCGTCCGGCAAGGGACGCGGCAAGGGCATGGGCGGAGGAGGCATGGGCGGCGGCATGGGTGGCGGCGGTTCGGCTATGGGCGGCGGTTTGTAATGTCATGTGAAATTATTGAACGTCATTTTTTGTAAGGATGTTTTTTCAGTCGGCGGCATTTAACAAAAATTTGCAAATTGCCATGCTTTGACCGCCTCGCATCCGTATTTTCTCCTCTAGAATGTTTGCAGCCGCTCTGGCTGATGTCTATCAATGCATCGTCGATCTGATCGATGGCTTATCTAGTGGATGGTGGAATGCGGTTAAAACGGATTAGTGGTTTGCTGGTGCTGTGCGCGGTAATGGGATTGAGTGCTTGCAGTTCGGTACTGACAGAAGGCAGTTCCGCCGCGGCCGGCGTCGCCGGCACCGCGCTGGCTGGCAAGGTGACCAACAATGCTGCGATGGCGACCGGCATCGGTCTCGGTGTGCAGGCGGCGGCACGCGCAGGCTTGCAATATGAGCAGCGCAAGATACACGGCGAAGAGCAGGACAGCATCGCCAAGGCCGCCGGCGAACTGGCGGTTGGCGCAGTCGGCAAATGGCAGATCAAGCATTCCTTGCCAATTGAAGACAATGAACGCGGCAGGGTCACGGTGAGCCGTGTCATCAGCAGTGAAGGCATGAGCTGCAAGGAAATCGTGTTTTCGGTCGATGGCCTGGTGGGTCAGATCAACACGCCGGACAGCGAATTTTATGTAGCGACCATCTGTCGCGCCGGCCAGGGCTGGAAATGGGCCTCGGCCGAACCCGCAACCGAGCGTTGGGGAGCTTTGCAGTGATGCCGCTGTCGCGTTCACCGCGTAGCGCTATGGTCGGCGCGGTCGTGCTGCTGACAGCGCTGGCGCTCAGCGGCTGCAACAGCATCGGCGGCTTTGCCGGCGCTGCCGCCGGCGTCGCCAGCGGCGCCGTCACTTCCAATCCGGCGGTCGGCTACGCCGTCGGCATCGGCGTCCAGGCGGCCACCGACGCCACTACCAAATACATTTTCCGCAATTGGCAAAAGGGAGAACAGGACGAGATCGCCGCCGTCGTCGGCAACCTCGATGTCGGCCACGCCAGCCGCTGGGCGATCGTGCACCAGATCCCCTACGCCAACGAACATGGCGAAGTGCGAGTGGTGCGCCTGATCGATACGCCGCTGGCCTTGTGCAAGGAAGTCATCATGTCGGTCGACAGCGGCGAGGGCGATCAGCTCAAGCGCGGCTGGTACACCGGCAGCGCCTGCCGCAGCAACGATATCTGGCGCTGGGCGGTGGCTGAACCGGCGGTTGAGCGCTGGGGCAGCTTGCAATAACTCGGCGCGGCAACAGCGCCTGAAAAATTTGATTGTCACCTGTGTGACAGTGATTAAATTGGAATGTATAGTGTGATACCCGGCGCATGCGATCCTGCTAGTCTCATGGAGATTTTTTTCTGGATGGCCGATACGAAACTGCTTCTTATCGCTGATATGGACCAGGGCAGCGGGATTTTCCTCTCATTCTTTTCCGGATCAAAAATGACCAAACCTTCGAAGACCCCGCTGCAGGTCGTCCAGGCGCAGCTCGACGCCTACAACGCTAAAGACATCGACGCCTTGTTGCTGGCCTACGCGCCGGACGCCGAGCAGTACACGCTGCATGGCGAACTGCTGGCGCGAGGGCAGGAGCAGATGCGCCAGCGTTTCCTCGCCAGGTTCGCTGAGCCGGATCTGCAAGCCCGTCTCATCAATCGCACCAGCATGGCAAACGTCGTGGTCGACTACGAGCTGGTCACGCGCAATTTTCCTGAAGGCGTCGGCACGGTCGAGATGATCTGCGTGTACGAAGTGGCCAACGAGCGGATCCAGAAGGCTTCCTTCGCCGTTGGCGAAACCAGGTTGAACGCCCGTCCTTGAACCCGGGTTAGCGCTGCATCCATCTGGATGCTGGCGGCAAGTGCGGAGCACAAATGCTGAACGGATTAAACCATCTGACGCTGGCGGTAAGCGATCTTGCCCGCGGTGTGCATTTTTACCAGTCAACGCTGGGCATGCGCCTGCATGCCCACTGGGACCACGGCGCCTATCTGTCGGCGGGCGAGCTCTGGCTATGCTTGTCGTTCGATCCGAATCGGGCTAGTATCTCCGGCGCCGACTATACCCACTATGCATTTACGGTGGAGCAGGGCGCCTTTGCGGATTTTGTCACGGCCATGCGCGCAGCCGGCGTAGTCGAGTGGAAGGACAATCGCAGCGAGGGCGCGTCCTTTTACTTTCTCGATCCCGACGGCCATCAGCTGGAAGCGCATGTCGGCGACCTGGCCAGCCGCTTGCGCGCCTGCCGCGACCGGCCCTATGCAGGCATGCAGTTCTTCGATTGACGCTGTTGCCAGTACCCGGCGTTTGAGCGCAAGCGCCACCCGCCATTCTAGTTTCCCCGCCTGTTTTCCAATTCCCTAGCCACTCCGCATTCCGCCTGCGCATTGCAGTCAGTTAGCGCTACTCCGAATCCTGACCGCGCCGCCCGCCAGCCTCTCGCGACAGATCCGCAGAGACAATTGGTTACAAATTATTACTGATCAGCATGACCCTTTTTCCTGTCTCGGCGGGCATCCCAGATAAGAGCCTCGCAAATCACGCGCCAGCTTGAGTATTTTTCGTCGTCATTCGAAACACACACCGGAGTTGATATGAAAATATTCATCAATATTCTATGCCTGGCGGTTTGCGCTCCGCTTTCCGCCTATGCCTCGCTGGGCGGAGACACCGCTTCGATCGCCGCCGATCAAAGCAAGCTGAAAGGAAGCACCACCAACAGCCAGCAAAGGAAGTCCGCAGCCGCGGCCAGTAGCGAACAGGGCGCGCAGGCGGATGTCTCGGGCGTCGCCAAAGCGCCATTTTCGGTGGATGAATTCACCACCGGCGGCGGTGTGGTGGTGCGCGAATACTCGGCCGGCGGCCAGGTGTTCGGCATCGCCTGGAGGGGGCCCCACATGCCCGACCTGCATCAACTGCTCGGCAATGACAACTATCAAATGGCGAAAAAATCCGAAGCCGCGCGCCAGCAAGGAACCGCGCGCAACGCCGGCCGCCGCGGCAATTCGCACATAGAGACTGCCGGCCTGGTGATCCACTCCAGCCGCCGCCCCGGGCTGCTGGGAGGGCAAGCCTACCTGTCGGCAAAGCTGCCGCAGGGCGTATCCGCCAGCGATATCCAATAAGAGGAGAATCCTATGAAAAAATTACTGATCCCCGTCTTGTTAAGCATCAGCGCCATGGCGCCGGCATTGTCCCAGGCAAAATCCAGCGTCAAACCGCCTGCCGCCGCGGTCGCCGGCAACTCGGTGCCTATGACGATTGATGCCGGTCCGCCCATCCTGGCGTCGAGCCAGGGCGGCAGCATGAACATTCCTTCGATTTCAGTGAAGATCTGCGCGCCGGGCAGCACCACCAACTGCCAGACCGTCGACCACATCACGGTTGATACCGGCTCCTCCGGCCTGCACATCGTCTCGTCCGTGCTCAACAGCCGTCTGGCGAGCGCGCTGGCGACCAAGACCACCGCTTCAGGCAAGCTGATTGCCGAGTGTGAAGGCTATGTCAGCAGCTTTGTATGGGGTTCAGTGAAAACCGCGGACATCACCATCGGCAGCGAAACGGCAAAGAAGGTGCCGCTGCAGCTGATCGGCGACAGCGATTCCAAATTCCAGACCATTCCTGACGACTGCACCAATTCATCGCTGGGCGGCCAGAACGACACGGTGGCGCTGTACGGCTCCAACGGCCTGATCGGCGTCAGCGCCATCCCGGCGGACAGCGGCTTGTACTTCGCTTGCGATGCCAGCGGCTGCGCAGCGAACACGGTGCATGACAGCAGCCTGCGCAATGTCCTGCCCAACGTCGTGACGCTGTTCGCCAAGGATAACAATGGCGTTGTGCTGGAGTTGCCGTCGGTTCCCGCGGGCGGTGCGCCGTCTGTCACAGGCAGCCTGACTTTTGGCATCGGCACCCAGACCAATAACGGCCTGGGCAGCGCCACCGTGTTTCCGCTGGACCCGTCCGGCGATTTGCTCAACACAGTGTACAAGAACAGCAAACGCACCTTCTCTTACATCGACAGCGGCACCAACGCCTGGAATTTCTATGACAAATCGCTGAAGGTTTGCCAGAGCGGCTATTGCCCTGATCCGGCCGTATCTGAAACCGCCACCATGAATGCCTACGGCGGCAAGGTCACGACCAAGGTCAGTTTCAGCATCGCAGACAGTTCAGCGTTTGCCGCAGCGAACTATGTGTACAACAATTACGGCTTTGGCGATAACAGCAGTGCTGATGACCTGGCGACCTTCGGTTATGGCTTGCCGTTCTTCCTGGGCCGCAAAATCTTTGTCGGCATCGCCGGCGCCAAGGCAACCGATGCCAAGGGCAAGGTGATCAGCGGGCCGTTCAATGCCTTTTGAAGAAAACTGAGCCGATCATGAGGTCTCCGGCGGATCATTTGCATCCGCCGGAGACCTTGCGATTTGCACCCATCTTTCGACAGTACGGAAGGCGTTTGGCCGTGTGGCATAGGCGTGTTGTATTTGCAACAGCTGATTGTATTTAATTATTCTCTCGCAAGTTTTTTTCTGCCATTTTCAGTTA
The sequence above is a segment of the Collimonas sp. PA-H2 genome. Coding sequences within it:
- a CDS encoding LacI family DNA-binding transcriptional regulator — encoded protein: MDDVARIAKVSTSTVSHVLNGTRKVRPATVRAVEAAIQALGYIPNTLARSLARSTSNTIGVAISALSNHYFSETVHAIETECAKHGIMMLYVDTRDDPEQELRAVKALHHRRVDGILLAPSADPQHLALEYLRANDIPAVLVDRLIAQGFDQVGVENKKSSQQLVSHLIEHGHRRIALIAGRAGLTTTDERIDGYRAALAAAGLPFDAALLVNGESSSEPARSATRHLLTLAEPPTAIMAANNLMTIGAMHALRDARIDVPEQIALVGFDDFDWADFFVPRLTVMAQPVKELGMRAVKLLMKRIEEPDGKKQTVRLAPTLRVRNSCGCL
- the xylB gene encoding xylulokinase, translated to MSLGIDLGTSELKAVLLDECGTVLAHAGARLSISRPQAGWSEQDPENWWQACISALQQLRQSQPQAYARVCCIGLSGQMHGAVLLDQADRVLRPAILWDDSRAIVQAQWLQQRHPEFAAVTGSLPMAGLTAPKLLWLRQYEPQAFSEISCILSPKDYLRLRLTGERISDVSDAAGTLWLDVEKRDWFEPMAQACGLQLKQLPRLVEGSAVSAGLSAAAARQLGLHEQLPVAGGGGDNPVSAVGIGAIAAGHGFITLGTSAAIVAITDHAAGNPASAVHSFCHALPERWYTMGAMLAGASCLRWAAGLLGQPNEQALLQLVQAGLPQTQPVAAGVPLFLPYLAGERTPHNDPLLRGGFMNLGYDSSPAMLGYAVLEGVGFGLLDALHAVQSAGAVVGACALVGGGARSNYWAQLLSNILDREIHTLAGSELSACIGAAKLGFLASGRGADLLQNGMPVKERFLPVTAQQPMLQERYQKFRGLLGAAQALHD
- a CDS encoding ABC transporter ATP-binding protein; the encoded protein is MIKISGLTFDYPGHRALHQVSLEVEAGSVTALVGSNGAGKTTLMRCIAGLETPLAGSISVAGMDVLEQPRAVHRIMGYLSDFYGLYQALTVAQCFEYAAAAQGLPAPDIPQAIQTTARQLGLSDRLQQTCDKLSRGLRQRVAIGQAIIHGPKILLLDEPASGLDPEARASLAGLFRQLQAKGMTLLVSSHILAELDEYSTHMLALREGRVLEYRALLHNGSQPGLGQSPQRSLRLTLAQPDPRLQAQLAAEPALQVSASDERSADFNFSGDEHAQAALLARLVSAGLPVCGLADQKENLQQSYLRSVATYENGQTNNPSKAGSAS
- a CDS encoding ABC transporter substrate-binding protein codes for the protein MMKKFALAAILPLTLALTVSGVVQARELKAVGITVGSLGNPYFVTLANGAKAKAQQINPNVKVTAVSADYDLSKQFTQIDNFISAGVDLILLNATDPVAIEPAIKKAQKAGIVVVAVDVGAKGVDATVQTDNEQAGRLACKYLVDKLGGKGNVIIQNGPQVTAVTDRVKGCKAVFAAAPGIKILSDDQDGKGSREGGLNAMQGYLTRFPKIDGLFTINDPQAIGSDLAARQLKRSGIIITSVDGAPDIEAALKSGPSIQASASQDPWAQAQDAVAIGYDILNGKRPAKPVVLLAPVLITHDNVASYKGWSSPR
- the tal gene encoding transaldolase, whose protein sequence is MNQLEQLKQYTTVVADTGNFKQLAQFKPRDATTNPSLILKAVQQADYAPLLAETVTAHADSKLDQIVDQVLVRFGLEILKVVPGRVSTEVDARLSFDTAATVARARRIMALYEAAGIGRERVLIKIASTWEGIQAARILELDGIRCNLTLLFSFCQAVACGDAKVRLISPFVGRIYDWYKKSAGAAWDESANTLANDPGVKSVAQIYSYYKRFGIETEVMGASFRNVGQIAALAGCDLLTISPELLAQLQASDAALARALDQDAAAGADLQAVSYNEAEFRYALNEDAMATEKLAEGIRGFAADAIKLDKIIEGLIASAHK
- a CDS encoding nuclear transport factor 2 family protein; translated protein: MTKPSKTPLQVVQAQLDAYNAKDIDALLLAYAPDAEQYTLHGELLARGQEQMRQRFLARFAEPDLQARLINRTSMANVVVDYELVTRNFPEGVGTVEMICVYEVANERIQKASFAVGETRLNARP